In a single window of the Brachionichthys hirsutus isolate HB-005 chromosome 18, CSIRO-AGI_Bhir_v1, whole genome shotgun sequence genome:
- the foxa2 gene encoding forkhead box protein A2, with the protein MMLGAVKMEGHEHTDWSTYYGEPECYTSVGNMNPGLGMNSMNTYMSMSGMNTAANMTANSMNMSYVNTGMSPSMTGMSPGTGAMNGMGAGMTAMSAALSPNMSPMTAQPASMNALTSYTNMNAMSPIYGQSNINRSRDPKTYRRSYTHAKPPYSYISLITMAIQQSPSKMLTLAEIYQWIMDLFPFYRQNQQRWQNSIRHSLSFNDCFLKVPRSPDKPGKGSFWTLHPDSGNMFENGCYLRRQKRFKCDKKNMGKDGGRKAGDGGSSNSSSESCNGNESPHSNSSSSEHKRSLSDMKTSQALSPEHAAASPVSQGQHLMSQHHSVLAHEAHLKPEHHYSFNHPFSINNLMSSEQQHHKMDLKTYEQVMHYSGYGSPMAGALSMGSMAGKPGLDSSSMPDTTYYQGVYSRPIMNSS; encoded by the exons ATGATGCTTGGAGCAGTTAAAATGGAAGGACACGAGCACACCGACTGGAGCACCTACTACGGAGAGCCCGAG tgttACACGTCTGTTGGCAACATGAATCCGGGCCTGGGAATGAACTCTATGAATACCTACATGAGCATGTCCGGCATGAACACCGCTGCCAACATGACGGCAAACTCCATGAACATGTCGTACGTCAACACGGGCATGAGCCCCTCCATGACCGGCATGTCACCAGGCACCGGAGCCATGAACGGCATGGGCGCAGGCATGACGGCCATGAGCGCAGCCCTGAGCCCCAACATGAGTCCCATGACCGCGCAGCCCGCATCCATGAACGCGCTGACGTCCTACACCAACATGAACGCCATGAGCCCCATTTACGGACAGTCCAACATCAACAGGTCCAGAGACCCTAAGACCTACCGCCGGAGCTACACGCACGCCAAACCCCCGTATTCCTACATTTCCCTCATCACCATGGCCATCCAGCAGTCTCCCAGCAAGATGCTGACCCTGGCCGAGATCTACCAGTGGATAATGGACCTCTTCCCTTTTTACCGACAGAACCAACAGCGCTGGCAGAACTCCATCCGCCACTCTCTGTCGTTCAATGACTGCTTCCTCAAGGTGCCCAGGTCGCCGGATAAACCGGGGAAAGGCTCGTTTTGGACTCTCCACCCCGACTCCGGGAACATGTTTGAGAACGGCTGCTACCTGAGGAGGCAGAAGCGCTTCAAGTGCGATAAGAAGAATATGGGGAAGGATGGCGGTCGCAAAGCGGGAGACGGCGGCTCCTCCAACAGCAGCTCGGAGAGCTGCAACGGCAACGAGTCCCCGCACTCCAACTCTTCTTCCAGCGAGCACAAAAGATCCCTGTCGGACATGAAGACGAGCCAGGCCCTGAGCCCGGAGCACGCCGCCGCCTCCCCGGTGTCGCAGGGGCAGCACCTGATGTCTCAGCATCACTCCGTCCTTGCGCACGAAGCGCACCTGAAGCCGGAGCACCACTACTCCTTCAACCACCCCTTCTCCATAAATAATCTCATGTCCTCGGAGCAGCAGCACCACAAAATGGACCTAAAGACTTACGAGCAGGTGATGCATTATTCCGGCTACGGCTCCCCTATGGCCGGAGCGCTTTCCATGGGCTCCATGGCGGGGAAACCCGGTCTGGATTCTTCATCCATGCCTGACACAACTTACTACCAAGGCGTCTATTCCAGGCCGATCATGAACTCATCATAA